The Fulvivirga ligni genome window below encodes:
- a CDS encoding SusC/RagA family TonB-linked outer membrane protein has product MKNALLLKRKILTMVWLVCSCVAAYGQARTVTGVVTSSEDGSPLPGVNIVIEGTSRGTTTDVGGKFSVQAAPEDYLLISFIGFKQERVQVGNQSAIEIKLESDLLSLSEVVVVGYGAVKKSDLTGSVSSVKAKDIEAFPSLSAVGTLQGRAAGVQIQANNGGEPGANYNIRIRGGTSINASSDPIIVVDGFVGAEMPPPQDIASIEVLKDASATAIYGSRGANGVILVSTKQGKSGQMKIDFNTSYSSQKVLNQLDLLTGDQFTDYMQDINPGYTGGGANTDWQDEIYRTGFISNNQLSLSGGTDNVRYYLSGTYFDQDGVIIGSDYKRYSLNSNIDVKATDRLSIGLNMYGRRSTSAGVSTQEGSGGAGSAGIVSSAFRFNPDLPIYKEDGSFTRSIVGDQIDNPYALGTQYDRENKTDYFRFNTYGDLKILDWLSFKTTLGISVNNYRTGEFYPTTLMRGESQNGTADINSGKNTSVLTENYFTVDKEIGSAHHITWVTGYSFQKYTNENWQAGSKGFISNSVGFWSLGQGSTANIPSSGISERLIKSYYTRANYSLLDKYKFTFTARYDGASNFAAKNKWAFFPSGAFAWDMKQESFMDNFETVTSWKWRVSYGVTGNQAIGPYESLARLGSVYASRDGAQINALHPTNLANSDLTWESTKQFDIGLDVGLINGRVNATVDYYRMVTDDLLFDRKLPSYVGVGTQLQNIGSVENKGLELTISSKNIVGYFTWDTDFNISMNRNKVLELPDSIQYLNSSPGHFILNDATQILTEGQPVGVFFGYEYAGVYQADDEVGSFESDPVGGEKFVDVNGDSKLNADDRTIIGDPNPKFIWSINNTFSYKNFDLNIFFQGSQGNDMLSYTLMELDVLSGQNNATTAALDRWTPENTNTDVPKAGTRNKRPSSRFVYDGSYVRLKNIMLGYTFPSAMLQKVSLRSLRLYVSAQNIWTLTDFPGLDPEVNYRGSSINKGIDYGSYPNVKSVTFGLNIGL; this is encoded by the coding sequence TCGAAATTAAATTGGAATCCGATCTACTATCTCTTTCTGAAGTGGTTGTGGTAGGTTATGGAGCCGTTAAGAAAAGCGATCTTACCGGCTCCGTATCCTCAGTTAAGGCTAAGGACATCGAAGCTTTTCCTTCACTGTCTGCAGTAGGTACCTTGCAAGGTCGTGCTGCCGGGGTGCAGATACAAGCCAATAACGGTGGGGAGCCTGGGGCTAACTATAACATCCGTATTCGTGGAGGTACTTCTATCAATGCCAGCAGTGATCCTATCATTGTGGTAGATGGATTTGTGGGGGCTGAAATGCCACCGCCACAAGATATTGCCTCTATAGAAGTGCTTAAAGATGCCTCAGCCACAGCCATTTATGGTTCCAGAGGTGCTAATGGAGTTATCCTGGTATCTACCAAGCAGGGTAAAAGTGGCCAGATGAAAATAGATTTCAATACCTCTTATTCATCTCAAAAAGTATTAAATCAGCTAGATCTGCTTACCGGTGATCAGTTTACAGATTACATGCAAGACATCAATCCTGGCTACACCGGCGGAGGTGCCAATACTGACTGGCAGGATGAAATTTACAGAACAGGTTTCATCTCTAATAACCAGCTGTCATTAAGCGGAGGAACTGATAATGTAAGGTATTATTTATCAGGTACTTATTTCGATCAGGATGGTGTAATCATCGGCTCTGATTACAAAAGATATTCATTAAACAGTAACATAGATGTAAAAGCCACTGATCGTTTGTCCATTGGTTTAAATATGTATGGCAGAAGAAGTACTTCCGCAGGTGTAAGCACCCAGGAGGGAAGTGGCGGTGCTGGTAGCGCAGGTATTGTTTCATCGGCCTTTAGGTTTAATCCAGACTTGCCTATTTATAAAGAAGATGGTTCGTTTACCAGATCAATAGTAGGGGATCAGATTGACAACCCTTATGCTTTAGGTACGCAATATGACAGAGAGAATAAAACCGATTATTTCAGGTTTAACACTTATGGAGACCTGAAGATTTTAGACTGGTTAAGCTTCAAAACTACGTTAGGTATCTCCGTGAATAATTATAGAACCGGTGAGTTTTACCCAACCACGCTCATGCGCGGTGAATCTCAGAACGGTACCGCAGATATCAACTCAGGGAAAAATACGTCAGTTTTAACTGAAAACTATTTTACCGTAGATAAAGAGATAGGTTCGGCCCATCATATTACTTGGGTAACGGGTTATTCATTCCAGAAATATACTAATGAAAACTGGCAGGCGGGCTCTAAAGGCTTCATATCTAACTCTGTAGGCTTCTGGTCTTTAGGTCAGGGATCAACGGCTAATATCCCGTCATCGGGTATATCAGAAAGGTTGATCAAATCATACTACACCAGGGCAAACTACTCATTATTAGATAAATACAAGTTCACTTTCACCGCCAGATATGATGGTGCTTCAAACTTCGCAGCTAAAAACAAATGGGCTTTCTTCCCATCAGGTGCCTTTGCCTGGGATATGAAGCAGGAGTCTTTCATGGATAACTTTGAAACTGTTACCTCATGGAAATGGCGTGTGAGTTATGGTGTTACGGGTAATCAGGCTATCGGACCTTACGAATCATTGGCCCGCTTAGGTAGCGTTTATGCCAGTAGAGATGGTGCACAGATCAATGCTTTACATCCTACTAATCTGGCTAACAGTGATTTAACCTGGGAGTCTACCAAGCAATTTGATATAGGTCTGGATGTAGGATTGATCAATGGCCGTGTAAATGCCACAGTAGATTACTACAGAATGGTTACTGATGATCTGCTTTTTGATAGAAAGCTGCCAAGTTACGTGGGTGTGGGCACTCAGCTGCAAAACATAGGTTCAGTGGAGAATAAAGGTTTGGAATTGACCATCAGCTCTAAAAATATAGTGGGATATTTTACCTGGGATACGGATTTTAACATCTCCATGAATAGAAATAAGGTGTTGGAATTGCCTGACAGCATTCAATACTTAAACTCATCGCCAGGCCATTTTATCCTTAACGATGCTACACAAATACTTACTGAAGGTCAGCCCGTTGGCGTGTTCTTCGGATACGAATATGCAGGTGTGTATCAGGCCGATGACGAAGTAGGTTCTTTTGAGTCTGACCCTGTAGGAGGAGAGAAGTTTGTAGATGTGAATGGTGATTCTAAGCTTAACGCTGATGATAGAACCATCATTGGGGACCCTAATCCTAAGTTTATCTGGTCTATCAATAACACCTTTAGTTATAAGAATTTCGATTTAAACATATTCTTCCAGGGCTCACAAGGTAATGACATGCTGAGCTACACCCTAATGGAGCTAGACGTGCTTTCCGGTCAGAATAATGCCACTACGGCAGCCCTGGACCGATGGACTCCTGAAAATACCAATACCGATGTGCCCAAAGCTGGCACCAGAAACAAAAGACCTTCGTCAAGATTTGTGTACGATGGTAGCTATGTAAGGCTGAAAAATATAATGCTGGGTTACACTTTCCCTTCAGCAATGCTGCAAAAGGTGAGCCTTCGCTCGCTTAGACTTTACGTAAGTGCCCAAAACATCTGGACGCTCACAGACTTCCCGGGACTTGATCCTGAGGTGAATTATAGAGGCAGCTCCATTAATAAAGGCATTGATTACGGTAGCTACCCTAATGTAAAATCAGTCACTTTCGGTTTGAATATCGGGCTGTAA
- a CDS encoding RagB/SusD family nutrient uptake outer membrane protein yields MKKQYIIPLLCIFCFCFSIACEDLDEKPVGSLNPEGFFKSPDDVMVAINGGYAGITSEEFWGRKLPLALLLRGDMCTIGDPTTSAARIDVDQFNVDPANGMVGAFWPKGYEAIAALNTAIAGARELDVPEEEINPIMAEAMFLRAFIYYQFVRLFGSLPYVDMPFTDPNSAYTYEESSAEEVYVHIIEDLQFAKQWLPDDQGLRSRPSKGSAAGMLASVFLTLERYEDAYDEAKYVIDNKAKFGYGLTPEFQNLFDATVIDNDENAQEILFAVDFNGNDEYPAAGNYTRDYLASVTGPRGDNRFPQGEGWSVAVPSMEVYNTWDGRDYRKAVSFDTVAVMGDTLTNYQYWDKASRGVARPHIAKYFRYFGKAGLNGRDSDNNYIVMRYAEVLLIAAEALNEVQGVSDEAVGYVNEVRQRARRELDADPANDRDFPADITAAMTDAQFRDLVIDERRLELAFEFGRWYDLKRRDMGTEAFAAGGLEPQPNFNVAIDYLLPKPQSDININPNINQNDY; encoded by the coding sequence ATGAAAAAGCAATATATAATTCCATTACTGTGCATATTCTGCTTTTGCTTCAGCATAGCATGCGAAGACCTGGATGAAAAGCCTGTGGGTTCGCTCAACCCGGAAGGATTTTTCAAATCACCTGATGATGTTATGGTGGCCATCAATGGTGGCTACGCCGGTATTACTTCTGAAGAGTTCTGGGGTAGAAAACTACCATTGGCCCTATTACTCAGAGGTGATATGTGTACCATTGGCGACCCTACCACCTCAGCGGCCAGAATAGATGTAGATCAGTTTAATGTAGACCCGGCAAACGGTATGGTGGGTGCTTTCTGGCCAAAAGGCTACGAAGCCATTGCTGCGCTTAATACCGCCATAGCTGGTGCGCGAGAGCTGGATGTTCCTGAGGAGGAAATCAACCCGATTATGGCTGAGGCTATGTTTTTAAGGGCATTTATTTACTATCAGTTTGTGCGTTTGTTTGGCTCACTACCATACGTAGATATGCCTTTTACAGATCCTAATTCGGCCTATACTTATGAAGAATCTTCTGCTGAGGAGGTGTATGTTCATATTATTGAAGACCTTCAGTTTGCCAAGCAGTGGTTGCCAGATGATCAGGGCCTAAGATCAAGACCTTCCAAAGGATCAGCGGCGGGCATGCTGGCATCAGTGTTTCTTACGCTGGAGCGATATGAAGATGCCTACGATGAAGCTAAATATGTAATTGATAACAAAGCTAAGTTTGGCTATGGCCTTACGCCGGAGTTCCAAAACCTGTTTGATGCTACAGTAATCGATAATGATGAGAATGCTCAGGAGATATTATTTGCCGTAGACTTTAATGGTAATGATGAATATCCTGCAGCGGGTAACTACACCAGAGATTACCTGGCTTCTGTAACCGGACCAAGAGGTGACAACAGGTTCCCACAAGGAGAAGGCTGGAGTGTGGCAGTGCCCAGCATGGAAGTTTATAATACCTGGGATGGCAGAGATTACCGTAAGGCGGTAAGTTTCGATACGGTAGCGGTGATGGGTGATACACTCACCAACTATCAATATTGGGATAAAGCTTCGAGGGGAGTAGCCAGGCCACATATTGCTAAATATTTCAGATACTTTGGTAAGGCGGGTTTAAATGGTAGAGATTCTGATAACAACTACATTGTGATGAGATATGCTGAGGTGCTTTTAATAGCTGCTGAAGCATTAAATGAGGTGCAAGGTGTTAGTGATGAGGCTGTTGGCTATGTGAATGAAGTAAGGCAAAGAGCCAGAAGAGAGCTGGACGCAGACCCTGCTAATGACAGAGATTTTCCGGCTGACATCACTGCAGCTATGACAGACGCGCAGTTCAGAGATCTGGTAATAGATGAAAGACGCCTGGAGCTAGCTTTTGAATTTGGCAGATGGTATGACCTGAAGCGTAGGGACATGGGCACGGAGGCATTTGCTGCTGGCGGTCTTGAACCACAACCAAACTTTAATGTGGCCATAGATTATCTATTGCCTAAGCCACAAAGTGATATCAACATCAATCCAAATATTAACCAAAACGACTATTAA
- a CDS encoding glycoside hydrolase family 2 protein — MRKYSYQLKGLLAGLFFSILSIAGFAQGRVVKNINDGWKYLEKPYTKVDQAKNDERWQQIDLPHSWNSEDATDLEPGYRRSASWYKKTLNFSELSDGKRYFLYFEGANVTTDVYVNDVRTGGHVGGYVGFEVELTKYLKSGDNEIMVRVDNGYDKEVIPSQKSDFFIYGGITRDVWLKEVSNTFISQIKVQTPKVSAKSAQTQVDLHLSGNLAKKSSIHLTLLDSKGKQVYESYKLLNKSDLSMDFKLPNPILWDVNTPNLYTLKVAYQVAGKTVDEVSEKIGYRWFEFKEHGPFYLNGKRLLLRGTHRHEEHAGVGPAMSNAMHRKDMEDIKNMGANFVRLGHYSQDPEVYKACDELGILVWDELPWCRGGVGNQQWKDNTRRLLKEMISQNYNHPSVIIWSLGNEIYWLPDFEDINSTEAMNEFLSELNDIAHSMDPGRKTAIRKYYEGSHIVDVFSPSIWSGWYSGTYKNYEQVINKSIEEYPHFLHMEYGGSSHLGRHTENPINGDGLVNPDEWEEPVNQIETSNVAKNGDWSENYIVDLFDWYLHVSETNPKLTGNAQWAFKDFGTPLRPENDIPYMNQKGVVDRAGHPKDAYYVFKSYWSDVPFAYIESHTWTERSGPKGKSRNVCVFSNAAKVELFLNGKSLGVKERDIQQYPACGLNWNIEFVEGENKLEAIGYAGDSQVKDNLMVNYTYEQSGSPEELKLSYELLENGHIMVTATAMDSHGKRSLDYQEKVYFQCLAGGTTFKNMGTPTGSEAIAMANGQASIEVIPDSAESELVMTVLNQNFKGEFLQIKMTDIVKTTSDSR; from the coding sequence ATGAGAAAATATTCATACCAGTTGAAAGGCCTGCTGGCAGGTCTGTTTTTTAGCATACTTTCTATTGCCGGTTTTGCGCAGGGCAGGGTAGTGAAAAATATAAATGATGGTTGGAAATACCTGGAGAAGCCCTACACTAAAGTAGATCAGGCTAAAAATGATGAACGCTGGCAGCAGATTGATCTGCCACATAGCTGGAATAGTGAAGATGCTACTGATCTGGAGCCGGGGTATCGCAGAAGCGCCAGCTGGTATAAAAAGACTTTGAATTTCAGTGAGTTAAGTGATGGTAAACGTTATTTTCTCTATTTCGAGGGCGCTAATGTCACCACAGATGTATACGTTAATGATGTACGTACGGGTGGTCATGTAGGTGGCTATGTCGGCTTTGAAGTAGAGCTTACCAAATACTTAAAATCGGGTGATAACGAGATCATGGTTAGGGTGGACAATGGCTATGATAAAGAGGTGATTCCTTCTCAGAAATCCGATTTTTTCATTTATGGAGGTATTACCAGGGACGTGTGGTTGAAAGAGGTCAGTAATACCTTCATTTCTCAAATTAAAGTGCAGACTCCAAAAGTGAGTGCTAAGTCTGCTCAAACTCAGGTAGATCTTCATCTAAGTGGAAATCTGGCAAAGAAAAGTTCAATACACCTCACGCTGCTTGATTCCAAAGGAAAACAAGTTTATGAGAGTTATAAATTATTGAATAAGAGTGATTTATCGATGGATTTTAAGTTGCCCAATCCCATACTTTGGGATGTGAATACGCCGAATCTATACACTTTGAAGGTAGCCTATCAGGTAGCAGGAAAAACAGTGGATGAAGTTTCTGAAAAGATCGGTTACAGATGGTTTGAGTTTAAGGAGCATGGCCCTTTTTATCTCAATGGAAAGAGACTTCTTTTGCGAGGCACACATCGTCATGAAGAGCACGCGGGCGTTGGTCCGGCTATGTCAAATGCTATGCACAGAAAGGATATGGAAGACATCAAGAATATGGGGGCCAACTTCGTGAGGTTGGGTCATTATTCACAAGACCCGGAAGTGTATAAGGCGTGTGATGAGTTAGGTATTTTAGTCTGGGACGAGCTGCCTTGGTGCCGCGGTGGAGTAGGGAATCAGCAGTGGAAAGACAATACAAGAAGGCTTCTAAAGGAAATGATAAGCCAGAATTACAATCACCCCAGCGTGATCATCTGGTCATTAGGAAATGAGATTTACTGGCTGCCTGATTTTGAAGATATCAATAGTACGGAAGCCATGAATGAGTTTCTTTCCGAGCTCAATGACATCGCTCATAGCATGGATCCCGGAAGAAAAACGGCTATTAGAAAGTATTATGAGGGGTCGCATATAGTAGATGTGTTCAGTCCATCTATCTGGTCGGGATGGTATTCTGGCACCTACAAGAATTATGAGCAGGTCATTAATAAGTCTATTGAAGAATATCCTCACTTTCTGCATATGGAATACGGGGGATCCAGTCATTTGGGAAGGCATACCGAAAACCCCATCAACGGCGATGGTTTGGTAAATCCCGATGAATGGGAAGAGCCTGTTAATCAGATAGAAACATCCAATGTAGCCAAAAATGGCGACTGGAGTGAAAACTACATTGTAGACCTTTTTGACTGGTATTTGCACGTAAGTGAAACCAACCCTAAGCTTACCGGAAATGCACAGTGGGCTTTTAAAGATTTTGGTACGCCGCTAAGGCCGGAAAATGATATTCCGTACATGAACCAAAAGGGAGTGGTGGACAGAGCAGGCCATCCTAAAGATGCTTACTATGTTTTTAAAAGTTACTGGTCAGATGTGCCATTTGCCTACATAGAATCCCACACGTGGACTGAGAGATCAGGGCCGAAAGGTAAAAGCAGAAATGTATGTGTGTTTAGCAATGCCGCTAAGGTAGAGTTATTCTTAAATGGTAAAAGCTTAGGGGTGAAAGAACGTGACATACAGCAGTATCCTGCTTGCGGCCTGAACTGGAACATAGAGTTTGTGGAGGGCGAAAATAAGCTAGAAGCCATAGGATATGCTGGAGATAGCCAGGTGAAGGATAATTTGATGGTCAATTATACTTATGAGCAGTCAGGGTCACCTGAAGAGCTGAAGCTCTCTTATGAGTTATTAGAGAATGGCCACATTATGGTTACAGCTACAGCAATGGATAGCCATGGTAAACGAAGTTTAGATTATCAGGAGAAGGTATATTTTCAATGCCTGGCCGGAGGCACCACTTTTAAAAACATGGGAACACCCACAGGCAGTGAGGCCATAGCTATGGCTAATGGTCAGGCTTCTATTGAGGTGATTCCTGATAGTGCTGAAAGTGAGCTGGTTATGACCGTCCTTAATCAGAACTTCAAAGGCGAGTTTTTACAAATAAAGATGACTGATATTGTGAAAACCACATCAGACTCAAGGTAA
- a CDS encoding carbohydrate kinase family protein — MKILSFGEILFDIIEDDPHLGGAPLNFAAHVSQCGMESYIYSKVGNDELGKAAIKEVKKLGVNPEFIQQDEQHPTGTVTVTLSKGQPEYVIHTPVAYDFMRYEQEVGEIHFDLLYFGSLAQRNDLSRITLKTLAEHNSFRHIFYDVNLRKGCYNREIIRESLNFSSILKLNDGEVMVLSELLFEKALSIKGFCNQVVKTYPVKLILITAGEKGSYVYQNGELEFVSGFKAEVSDTVGAGDAFSAGFVFKYLQSDNAISASKTANYLGAYVASRRGAIPKYDEGVRKMLGHPVSLD; from the coding sequence ATGAAGATACTGAGTTTTGGAGAGATACTATTTGATATCATAGAAGATGACCCACACCTGGGCGGTGCACCATTAAATTTTGCAGCCCATGTTTCACAATGTGGAATGGAGTCATATATATATTCTAAGGTGGGTAATGATGAACTAGGGAAAGCAGCGATAAAAGAGGTGAAAAAGCTGGGGGTGAATCCTGAGTTTATTCAGCAAGATGAGCAGCATCCTACTGGTACTGTTACTGTTACGCTAAGCAAAGGGCAACCTGAATATGTCATTCACACGCCTGTAGCCTATGATTTTATGCGCTATGAGCAGGAGGTAGGAGAGATTCATTTCGACCTGCTATATTTTGGCTCATTGGCCCAGAGAAATGACTTGAGCAGGATAACCCTAAAAACACTAGCAGAGCATAATTCATTTAGACATATCTTTTATGATGTGAACCTGAGAAAAGGCTGCTATAACCGGGAGATTATTCGTGAGTCCCTCAATTTTAGTTCAATACTAAAGTTAAACGATGGTGAGGTTATGGTGCTGTCAGAGTTGCTTTTTGAAAAGGCGCTAAGCATCAAAGGATTCTGTAATCAGGTGGTGAAGACCTATCCTGTAAAGCTAATTTTGATCACTGCTGGTGAAAAGGGGAGTTATGTATATCAGAATGGAGAGTTGGAATTTGTATCTGGCTTTAAAGCAGAGGTTTCAGATACAGTAGGAGCCGGAGACGCTTTCAGTGCTGGCTTTGTTTTCAAATATTTACAGAGTGATAATGCTATATCTGCTTCAAAAACAGCTAATTACCTTGGGGCTTATGTGGCTTCCAGAAGGGGAGCTATTCCTAAATATGATGAAGGTGTAAGAAAAATGTTAGGGCATCCGGTCTCTTTAGATTAA
- a CDS encoding glycoside hydrolase family 88 protein, with the protein MNLRLNLFLLVISGAVIASCSSEKKQETDQNEELSFEDKLDKRLEYMMAYPVDSTAFPRSMDNGKMKKVSSGDWTSGFFPGSLLFAYQLTGDHQYLEKAEQWIPFIEKEQFNTTTHDMGFKVYCSFGNLYKTEPNEHIKEVIIQSAKTLAGRFNPEIGCIRSWDFGRDMWQFPVIIDNMMNLELLFEATKLTGDSSFHIIALTHAETTLKNHFRADNSSFHVVDYNPETGQGIKKMTHQGLADSSSWARGQAWGLYGFTMAYRYTHKPEFLDQANKIASYIINNPQIPLDNVPYWDYNDPSIPNAPRDASAAAITASALLELCTFSNNEKQKAYAQSIIETLSSDEYLINVEDEIPFILAHSTGNKPANGEIDVPINYADYYYLESLIRSK; encoded by the coding sequence ATGAACCTTAGGTTAAACCTTTTTTTATTAGTTATATCAGGCGCTGTTATCGCCTCTTGCTCATCAGAGAAAAAGCAGGAAACGGATCAAAATGAAGAGCTGAGTTTTGAAGACAAGCTCGATAAAAGGCTGGAATATATGATGGCCTATCCGGTAGACTCTACCGCTTTTCCTCGCAGCATGGATAATGGTAAAATGAAAAAAGTGTCTTCCGGGGACTGGACCAGTGGCTTCTTCCCCGGAAGCCTGCTTTTTGCTTATCAACTCACGGGAGATCACCAGTATCTGGAAAAAGCAGAACAATGGATTCCTTTTATTGAAAAAGAACAATTCAACACTACCACTCATGATATGGGCTTTAAAGTGTACTGCAGCTTTGGCAATCTTTACAAAACAGAACCTAATGAGCATATCAAAGAGGTGATCATTCAAAGTGCCAAAACGCTTGCAGGAAGATTTAATCCTGAAATTGGCTGTATCCGTTCATGGGATTTTGGTAGAGATATGTGGCAGTTTCCGGTCATTATTGATAACATGATGAACCTTGAGCTACTATTTGAAGCTACCAAGCTTACAGGAGACAGCAGTTTTCATATTATCGCTTTAACCCATGCGGAAACTACTTTGAAGAATCATTTCAGGGCTGATAATAGCAGTTTTCATGTGGTAGACTATAATCCTGAAACGGGTCAGGGAATCAAAAAGATGACACACCAGGGCTTAGCCGATTCTAGTTCATGGGCGCGTGGACAGGCCTGGGGGCTTTATGGCTTTACCATGGCTTACCGCTATACTCATAAGCCGGAGTTTTTGGATCAGGCCAATAAAATTGCATCTTACATTATCAATAATCCTCAAATACCGTTGGATAATGTGCCTTATTGGGATTATAATGATCCTAGCATTCCTAACGCACCAAGAGATGCATCTGCGGCCGCCATTACAGCTTCGGCGCTTTTAGAATTATGCACTTTTAGTAATAATGAAAAGCAAAAGGCATATGCCCAAAGCATCATAGAAACCTTGTCATCAGACGAATATTTAATAAATGTAGAGGATGAAATTCCATTTATTCTAGCACACAGCACGGGAAATAAGCCTGCAAATGGTGAGATAGACGTGCCTATAAACTATGCGGATTATTATTATTTGGAATCGCTCATCAGGAGTAAGTAG
- a CDS encoding glycoside hydrolase family 32 protein, protein MKSRNTYLNLLMALALFVGCQPKEKQAESAEVEQPETVAEEKFQEEHRPQYHFSPPAHWMNDPNGMVYYDGEYHLFYQHYPDSTVWGPMHWGHAVSPDMVHWEHLPIALYPDSLGYIFSGSAVVDWKNTTGFGSDDNPPLVAMFTYHNMDGERSGKIKYQTQGIAYSTDKGRSWTKYKGNPVLENPGIKDFRDPKVRWQEDLNAWILTLAVKDHIAFYSSPDLKEWTHLSDFGIDKGGHGGVWECPDLFPLPTPDGKGDKWVLFVSINPGAPQGGSGTQYFIGEWDGKTFTEDKGSYGWLDYGPDNYAGVTWADVPQEDGRTLFLGWMSNWLYAQIVPTENWRSAMTVPRKMELFKNGNDYLLAFKPVKELDELRNDCITEATMMVDTSAVLDDQVKGSTTFEAKLTLSEIPEEGFELILYNDVDQHVTFGYDAAKDEYYLDRSESGKNDFYDEFSRKYTTKRIVDTESIDLHIYVDVASIEIFADEGKTVMTAIFFPDKPMDHMKVEANGQMKVSELEVCSLKSIWK, encoded by the coding sequence ATGAAGAGCAGAAATACGTATTTAAATTTATTAATGGCCTTAGCACTTTTCGTGGGGTGTCAGCCCAAAGAAAAGCAAGCGGAATCAGCAGAAGTAGAGCAGCCAGAGACAGTTGCAGAAGAAAAATTTCAAGAGGAGCACCGTCCTCAATATCACTTTTCACCACCGGCTCATTGGATGAATGATCCTAATGGCATGGTGTATTATGATGGTGAATACCATCTTTTTTATCAGCATTACCCAGACAGCACTGTTTGGGGACCGATGCACTGGGGGCATGCAGTTTCTCCAGACATGGTGCATTGGGAGCACTTACCGATCGCACTTTATCCTGACAGTCTTGGTTATATATTCAGCGGCAGTGCCGTGGTAGACTGGAAAAATACTACTGGTTTTGGCTCTGACGATAATCCGCCATTGGTGGCTATGTTCACCTATCATAATATGGATGGCGAGCGCTCAGGAAAGATAAAATATCAAACCCAGGGCATTGCCTACAGTACAGATAAGGGACGTAGCTGGACAAAATACAAAGGCAATCCTGTATTGGAAAATCCTGGTATTAAGGACTTTAGAGATCCAAAAGTAAGATGGCAAGAGGACCTCAACGCTTGGATACTGACCCTGGCTGTGAAAGATCATATTGCTTTCTATTCATCGCCAGATTTGAAAGAATGGACGCATTTAAGCGACTTTGGTATAGATAAAGGCGGCCATGGGGGCGTATGGGAGTGCCCGGACTTATTCCCACTGCCTACTCCTGATGGAAAAGGCGATAAATGGGTGCTTTTTGTGAGTATTAACCCCGGAGCTCCACAAGGAGGTTCTGGCACTCAATATTTTATTGGAGAATGGGATGGTAAGACATTTACTGAAGATAAAGGCTCTTATGGGTGGCTAGATTACGGGCCAGACAATTATGCTGGTGTAACCTGGGCTGACGTGCCTCAGGAAGATGGCCGGACTTTATTCCTGGGCTGGATGAGCAACTGGCTATATGCCCAGATAGTGCCAACAGAAAACTGGAGAAGTGCCATGACTGTGCCTCGCAAGATGGAATTATTTAAAAATGGTAATGATTATTTATTGGCCTTTAAGCCAGTGAAAGAGCTGGATGAACTTAGAAATGATTGTATTACAGAAGCTACTATGATGGTAGATACTTCGGCAGTTTTAGATGATCAGGTAAAAGGTAGCACTACTTTTGAGGCTAAACTTACCCTGTCTGAAATTCCTGAAGAAGGGTTTGAACTGATTTTATATAATGATGTAGATCAGCATGTTACATTTGGTTATGACGCCGCAAAAGACGAATATTATCTGGACAGATCAGAATCAGGGAAAAATGATTTTTATGATGAGTTCAGTAGAAAATATACTACAAAAAGAATCGTTGATACTGAATCGATAGACCTGCATATATACGTAGATGTAGCATCTATTGAAATATTTGCAGATGAAGGTAAAACAGTGATGACTGCTATATTTTTCCCAGATAAGCCTATGGACCATATGAAAGTGGAGGCTAATGGGCAAATGAAGGTCAGTGAGCTGGAAGTGTGTAGTTTAAAGTCAATATGGAAGTAA